The following are encoded together in the Neomonachus schauinslandi chromosome 15, ASM220157v2, whole genome shotgun sequence genome:
- the PPP1R1B gene encoding protein phosphatase 1 regulatory subunit 1B: protein MDPKDRKKIQFSVPAPPSQLDPRQVEMIRRRRPTPAMLFRLSEHSSPEEEASPHQRASGEGHHLKSKRPNPCAYTPPSLKAVQRIAESHLQSISNLSENQASEEEDELGELRELGYPREEDEEEEEEDDEEEEEEEDSQAEVLKSSRGPAGQKTACGQGLEGPWERPPPLDEPQRDGSSKEQVEDLALNEPGEEPQRPAHPEPGT, encoded by the exons ATGGACCCCAAGGACCGCAAGAAGATCCAGTTCTCGGTGCCCGCGCCCCCCAGCCAGCTCGACCCCCGCCAGGTGGAGATG ATCCGGCGCAGGAGACCAACCCCTGCCATGCTGTTCCGGCTCTCAGAGCACTCCTCACCAG AGGAGGAGGCCTCCCCTCACCAG AGAGCCTCAGGAGAGGGGCACCACCTCAAGTCGAAGAGACCCAACCCATGTGCCTACACACCCCCCTCGCTGAAAG CCGTGCAGCGCATTGCTGAGTCTCATCTGCAGTCCATCAGCAACCTGAGCGAGAACCAGGCCTCAGAGGAGGAGGATGAGCTGGGGGAGCTGCGGGAGCTGGGCTACCCAagagaggaagatgaggaggaggaggaggaggatgacgaagaggaggaggaggaggaggacagccaGGCTGAAGTCCTGAAGAGCAGCAGGGGGCCTG CTGGGCAGAAGACAGCTTGTGGCCAGGGTCTGGAAGGACCCTGGGAGCGCCCACCCCCTCTGGATGAGCCCCAGAGAGATGGAAGCTCCAAGGAACAAGTGGAAGACCTGGCACTGAATG AGCCTGGGGAGGAGCCACAGCGCCCCGCCCACCCTGAGCCTGGCACATAG